A single window of Stigmatopora nigra isolate UIUO_SnigA chromosome 22, RoL_Snig_1.1, whole genome shotgun sequence DNA harbors:
- the LOC144215906 gene encoding PDZ domain-containing protein 2-like isoform X1, whose protein sequence is MPISQDNALSILSLLKEWLGTHAEKSHRNDVSHLESCVGKPCDQNGETEQGCNNIYMKNEDVENLSLCLPAIQKLVEYIKFNFIEDYSASSSDLSSDNEGSDVEVHAISIQKNEGDPSEFGLSFGNIPIFGDPDGKKKGGPRRRRDQSPIMHVGCIWVTEVRKGSPATCCGKIKLRDELLSLNGQLMVGVDVSGASYLADQCWNGGYIYLVLLRRVKRKAPLPPHGCPSSPIGYDGLGDQSPCFPPADSFDSPVTCKRTRKLGVISRSPGKRDANSDTDSEFQSYCSDISSGFADGICPSKEKTEDMFSTRMSAEEGHGTLPHAKFTHHHRRNGGTATLPIRSHSQVLESKKDSFCSTLPNQPKEGCHIWKMHLVKGQEGLGIQITGGRGSKRSPHGINITHIEEGGTIHRDGRLQAGDELLMINGQSLVGLTHQEAVCILRASTGLVQLVVASREESDVGFQQHPSTSLPDLLTNLEKLEDTCQKEAVRGSSCSLAPTKLCSQSQSGSCRLESVGEDDELFLENSVSRCDVTPKASKPGRRKHSLPQQLDTAVDRQDYQIIKKSARSLSTVQVESPWRLAQPSIISSIVLMKGQGKGLGFSIVGGQDSARGQMGIFVKTIFSHGAAAADGRLKEGDEILEVNGESLQGLTHQQAIQAFKQLKKGVVTLTIRTRLRSPSLTPCATPSVRSRSSSPNSNTSEGTPVPFGADETDSQRSSGPGPKDCIIMEVTLDKEPGVGLGIGVCFLTPENSAPGIYIHSLALGSVAKMDGRLSRGDQILEVDSVSLRFAALSEAYAILSECGPGPVSLIISRHPNPKISEQEMDHFIAQSTHKGKMNKRHSSHSQGISCKGDGSPALSWTMKRFLEPASRQGSLSSEKELSQYFSSDISSQSCSAKSVGSTADEAHHQGADVECDTMYNASKDKSSPLSSQSKNAVNLSIVVSDRNSARSPLLHQRGVIQEDKMGKEEDSTTGVAALSLDGDDNAHFWGERQTTLLYSGSKEGYTDTYKLPESPFMPIRCPSKQKLAEIDDRIAFQHPPETGEKASTLVKSVSCPEAADFTEQQNNSARGPSPSAKKSMTSSVLLDDHHYPKGTDIEGFGVCKVHTVTLTRKKDESFGLDLEIISSPLKVVINGLKPGGAAERESNGVLGPGDEIVTIADKRVSSCSYQELCELMHNLPTTMSLEVKKPLSAVDGLSTITEFSGSSDKDTGFNPDNPQPLHAKIVESENNPHINNESPTPVTNIDDILSEMILHSTCSTTPQENMLEKPSNSQDSFLVDGGNVKGSPAHVNPLHQNNTCIANELHPETLNAVHQEKVSDIPQDSNSSDNLTCNNVKLGKLASVGQHFQVPSSKGNTFEPDSSKNQNPVDNIYLKTSPNRVLSSQHASQNKNLDKTTDMFLSSIDLIKHESLLLSQSTAVSATKKPSLSSPSLSPVEYQNSAIEPESVQRQDSEANKSRSLSPPDCSIIRNSPTMLSDGALLNSEKTNIPTTYISSTVQSKTMMNKEKTPECRPNRIQNINPSNNTQSKHQHEDPNDDEFQVETQITPDNGFKEKVQRIKRESAKVGTLQNHTKSDTSVVSSGNKNDFRNQSTNLMAGKTLTPILKIKNTLNKNSVTLSTLSVRKTMHDLSDDIFGTVVPNKKDINLETKTTSDPKTLSHSPATQRTFIEVQLSSSSCASPVRAKKLTVEVQNPAATQKHTESKSTPVPPTCNSIVGPTNQTDKRPCKDPKTDTQPIENPKSGTPKLYKKTILRRSFVPDPPFSVDYNPFSVQHKIKSFENLALLDKPLSKGSDIHSYASAYRASLNQRIAGYMGLIKCPDERVQHHRFSSFEDTLLSTTSYSSPRSQSSVTLKNLDPPVCAKHNLVSEVQNIPDVAPETPPVVRRKNARLFRNQLRQARALSMPELGKLFTCDLLSKRDDSIDEPEDNVASAAPETMCSSSSPPLQTKVEMTKRKQRNIGSTEETTEKTILKQCQQSEPSWSIRLKDLNAPSSSQSKLQALHMATTNTPTLLVETNNYIEANGQAQLVVLHKEEGSGLGFSIAGGSDLEQKTITVHRVFSKGAASLEGTILRGDRIISINGTRLDGKTHGEAVSCLHQAKLSMQASVVICRHMVSEKNPLEKLDSTGQPQMRLSATKMSLQKSTGPNGALKVELHKTGAGLGFSLDGGKSSSTGDKPLTVKRIFKGGAADLSGVLEVGDEVLSINGFSLEGLMHHDAWKILKETNEGPNHLVIRKLGDRL, encoded by the exons ATGCCCATATCCCAGGACAATGCCCTCAGCATCCTTTCACTTCTCAAGGAATGGCTTGGAACTCATGCCGAGAAATCGCACCGCAATGATGTCTCCCATCTGGAAAGTTGCGTCGGCAAG ccCTGTGACCAGAATGGAGAAACAGAACAAGGTTGCAATAATATTTACATGAAGAATGAAGACGTGGAGAACTTGTCCCTTTGTCTGCCTGCCATTCAGAAACTAGTCGAATACATAAAGTTCAACTTCATAGAGGATTACTCCGCTTCATCTAGCGACCTATCCTCCGACAACGAAGGGTCAGATGTTGAAGTTCACGCTATTTCAATCCAGAAAAATGAAGGTGACCCATCCGAATTTGGTCTCAGCTTTGGAAACATTCCAATTTTTGGAGATCCCGATGGAAAAAAGAAAGGTGGACCGAGGAGGAGGCGAGACCAGAGTCCAATCATGCATGTGGGATGCATCTGGGTGACCGAAGTAAGAAAGGGAAGCCCGGCAACCTGCTGTGGCAAAATCAAATTAAGAGATGAACTCTTATCCCTGAATGGACAGCTCATGGTGGGCGTGGATGTTAGTGGAGCCAG TTATTTGGCGGATCAGTGCTGGAATGGAGGCTATATTTACCTTGTCCTGTTGCGGAGAGTGAAGCGAAAAGCTCCTCTCCCTCCCCACGGCTGTCCGAGTTCGCCCATCGGTTACGACGGCCTCGGCGACCAGTCGCCGTGTTTTCCACCCGCCGACTCTTTTGACAGTCCCGTGACGTGCAAACGTACACGCAAACTTGGTGTCATTTCACGGTCGCCCGGCAAAAGAGATGCCAACAGCGATACGGACTCTGAATTTCAGAGTTATTGTAGCGACATTAGCTCTGGCTTTGCCGATGGAATCTGCCCCTCCAAGGAGAAAACGGAGGATATGTTCTCCACGCGGATGTCTGCAGAGGAAGGCCACGGCACCTTACCTCATGCCAAATTTACGCACCACCATCGCCGCAATGGAGGAACCGCCACGCTGCCTATAAGGAGTCACAGTCAAGTGTTGGAAAGCAAAAAGGATTCTTTCTGCAGCACGCTTCCCAATCAA CCAAAGGAGGGCTGCCACATCTGGAAAATGCACCTGGTTAAAGGTCAAGAGGGTTTAGGCATACAGATAACTGGGGGGCGCGGATCCAAACGCTCCCCCCATGGGATTAACATCACTCATATTGAGGAGGGAGGAACCATTCACAG GGATGGTCGTCTTCAAGCTGGGGATGAGTTGCTTATGATTAATGGTCAGTCACTAGTGGGTCTTACTCATCAAGAGGCCGTTTGTATCCTCCGCGCTTCCACTGGTCTTGTCCAGCTCGTCGTTGCCAGCCGG GAAGAATCTGATGTAGGTTTCCAACAGCATCCATCCACGAGTTTGCCCGATCTG TTGACTAACCTGGAGAAACTAGAAGACACATGCCAAAAAGAGGCCGTCAGAGGATCGAGTTGCAGTCTTGCACCCACAAAGCTTTGCAGTCAATCCCAGA GTGGCAGCTGTCGTTTGGAGTCGGTTGGTGAAGATGATGAGCTCTTTCTGGAGAACAGTGTGAGCCGTTGCGATGTCACACCCAAGGCCTCAAAGCCAGGCAGACGTAAACACTCCTTACCGCAACAGCTGGATACCGCTGTAGATAGACAG GATTATCAGATCATTAAGAAATCAGCACGTTCGTTAAGCACCGTTCAAGTGGAATCACCATGGCGACTGGCACAACCATCAATTATCTCCAGCATAGTACTAATGAAAGGCCAAGGGAAG GGCCTTGGATTCAGTATTGTTGGTGGTCAGGATTCAGCTCGTGGTCAAATGGGAATTTTTGTCAAGACTATTTTCTCTCATGGCGCTGCAGCTGCTGACGGTCGCCTAAAAGAGg GAGATGAGATTTTAGAGGTAAATGGAGAGTCTCTCCAAGGACTGACACATCAACAAGCCATCCAGGCTTTCAAG CAACTGAAAAAAGGCGTTGTGACTCTAACAATTCGAACTCGCCTTCGAAGCCCCAGTCTTACACCCTGTGCAACCCCAAGTGTGCGTAGCCGATCCAGCTCCCCCAATTCTAACACCAGTGAGGGAACACCAGTTCCCTTTGGAGCTGATGAGACTGATAGCCAGAGGAGTTCTGGTCCTGGTCCAAAAGACTGCATCATTATGGAGGTCACACTTGATAAAG AGCCTGGTGTTGGCCTGGGGATCGGAGTTTGTTTTCTTACCCCAGAAAACTCTGCTCCTGGCATCTACATCCATAGTTTAGCCCTGGGATCTGTTGCCAAAATGGATGGCCGGCTGAG CCGGGGGGATCAGATCTTGGAGGTGGATTCCGTCAGTCTTCGTTTCGCTGCCCTCAGTGAAGCCTACGCCATTCTCAGTGAATGCGGCCCTGGACCCGTCAGTCTCATCATCAGTCGGCACCCTAATCCTAAA ATATCAGAGCAAGAGATGGATCATTTCATAGCTCAATCCACACACAAAGGCAAAATGAACAAGAGACATTCATCTCATTCTCAAg GCATTTCCTGTAAAGGCGATGGATCACCTGCTCTAAGCTGGACCATGAAGAGATTTCTGGAGCCCGCAAGTAGG CAGGGCTCACTCAGCTCAGAGAAAGAGTTATCGCAGTACTTCTCATCGGATATTTCCAGCCAATCGTGCTCGGCCAAATCAGTGGGCTCGACTGCAGATGAAGCCCACCATCAAG GAGCTGATGTAGAATGTGACACCATGTACAATGCATCGAAAGACAAGAGCAGTCCTCTATCCAGTCAGTCGAAGAACGCAGTCAACTTGTCCATTGTTGTGTCTGATCGCAACTCGGCACGAAGCCCACTTCTCCATCAGCGAGGAGTCATTCAAGAGGATAAGATGGGAAAAGAGGAGGACTCAACAACAGGTGTTGCAGCGTTATCCCTGGATGGCGACGACAACGCTCACTTCTGGGGCGAGAGGCAGACAACACTGCTATACAGCGGTAGCAAAGAAGGCTATACAGATACCTATAAGCTACCCGAGTCTCCCTTTATGCCAATCCGTTGCCCCTCCAAGCAGAAATTAGCAGAAATAGATGACCGCATTGCTTTTCAGCATCCCCCCGAGACAGGAGAGAAAGCATCGACGCTAGTTAAAAGCGTATCATGTCCTGAAGCTGCAGATTTCACAGAGCAGCAAAACAACAGCGCTCGTGGGCCTTCAccaagtgcaaaaaaatcaatgacgtCAAGTGTCCTGCTGGATGATCACCACTATCCCAAGGGAACTGATATTGAGGGGTTTGGTGTTTGCAAGGTTCACACTGTGACTCTGACAAGAAAGAAAGATGAATCTTTTGGGCTGGACTTGGAGATTATATCATCCCCTCTGAAAGTTGTCATCAATGGGTTAAAGCCTGGGGGTGCAGCAGAAAGA GAATCAAATGGAGTATTGGGTCCGGGTGATGAGATTGTAACTATTGCTGATAAACGGGTGAGCTCCTGTAGCTACCAGGAATTATGTGAACTCATGCATAACCTTCCAACAACAATGTCTTTGGAAGTTAAGAAGCCTCTTTCAG CTGTAGATGGGCTCTCCACAATAACCGAGTTCTCCGGGAGCAGTGACAAAGACACCGGATTCAACCCAGACAATCCGCAACCATTACATGCCAAGATAGTTGAATCTGAAAACAACCCCCACATAAACAATGAAAGTCCAACTCCAGTCACCAACATTGATGATATTCTGTCTGAAATGATCCTCCATTCCACTTGCAGCACCACCCCCCAAGAAAATATGCTTGAGAAACCTTCAAATTCACAAGATTCTTTTTTAGTGGATGGAGGAAACGTAAAGGGGAGCCCTGCACATGTGAACCCACTTCATCAAAATAACACTTGCATTGCAAACGAATTACACCCTGAAACGCTTAATGCTGTGCATCAAGAGAAAGTCTCCGATATACCCCAAGACAGCAACTCCAGTGACAACTTGACATGTAACAATGTCAAGCTTGGCAAATTGGCCAGTGTCGGTCAACATTTTCAGGTGCCATCCTCAAAAGGGAACACATTTGAGCCTGATTCCAGTAAGAACCAGAATCCTGTTGACAATATATACCTCAAAACCTCACCTAATAGAGTTTTGTCGTCGCAGCACGCCagccaaaacaaaaacctgGATAAGACTACCGATATGTTTCTCAGTTCTATAGACTTGATCAAGCACGAATCCTTATTGCTTTCCCAATCAACAGCTGTCTCAGCCACCAAGAAGCCAAGCCTGTCATCTCCTTCATTGTCACCTGTTGAGTATCAGAATTCCGCCATTGAGCCAGAATCCGTCCAACGTCAAGATTCGGAGGCAAACAAATCTAGAAGCCTTTCCCCACCGGATTGCAGTATCATCCGGAATAGCCCTACAATGTTGTCTGATGGTGCCTTGCTCAactcagaaaaaacaaacattcctaCCACTTATATTTCATCTACAGTACAGTCAAAAACTATgatgaacaaagaaaaaacccCGGAGTGTAGACCAAACCGAATCCAAAATATAAACCCCAGCAACAACACACAGTCAAAACATCAGCATGAAGATCCAAATGATGATGAATTTCAAGTTGAAACTCAGATCACACCTGACAATGGGTTTAAAGAAAAGGTTCAAAGAATAAAGAGGGAAAGCGCTAAAGTTGGAACATTGCAAAATCATACCAAATCTGACACTTCAGTTGTTTCATCAGGCAATAAAAATGACTTCCGTAACCAGTCTACAAACCTCATGGCAGGAAAAACATTGACTCCCATTTTGAAAATCAAAAACACACTCAACAAAAACAGTGTCACTTTATCCACACTCAGCGTAAGAAAGACTATGCATGATTTATCAGATGACATATTTGGAACGGTTGTTCCCAACAAAAAAGACATCAATTTAGAGACCAAAACAACATCAGACCCAAAGACATTGTCTCACTCGCCCGCCACTCAGAGAACATTTATCGAAGTTCAGTTGTCTTCTTCATCTTGCGCGTCACCCGTGCGGGCAAAAAAGTTGACCGTCGAAGTACAAAATCCTGCAGCAACTCAAAAACACACAGAATCCAAATCAACACCCGTACCACCAACTTGTAACTCCATTGTAGGCCCAACAAATCAAACTGATAAAAGACCATGTAAAGACCCAAAGACTGACACCCAACCCATTGAAAACCCAAAATCCGGTACACCCAAACTGTACAAGAAGACAATACTAAGGCGAAGCTTTGTCCCAGACCCTCCCTTTTCGGTTGACTACAATCCCTTCTCTGTCCAACACAAGATTAAGTCCTTTGAAAATCTGGCTCTCCTCGACAAGCCTTTGTCTAAAGGTAGTGACATTCACTCCTACGCTTCAGCATACAGGGCCTCCCTGAACCAAAGGATTGCGGGCTACATGGGCTTGATCAAATGTCCTGACGAGAGGGTACAACACCACCGTTTTAGCTCCTTTGAAGACACCTTATTGTCTACCACATCCTACTCGTCACCGAGATCGCAGTCAAGTGTCACATTGAAAAATCTTGACCCTCCAGTATGTGCTAAGCACAACCTTGTCTCTGAAGTACAAAACATTCCCGATGTTGCCCCCGAGACGCCGCCAGTGGTGCGTCGAAAAAACGCCAGACTTTTCCGAAACCAGTTGCGGCAAGCCAGAGCTCTCAGCATGCCTGAATTGGGGAAACTATTCACGTGTGATTTGCTGAGCAAAAGAGATGATTCAATTGATGAACCTGAGGACAACGTCGCTTCAGCTGCCCCAGAAACTATGTGCTCTTCTTCATCGCCTCCACTCCAAACAAAAgtggaaatgacaaaaagaaagcaaagaaaCATTGGATCTACTGAAGAAACAACTGAGAAAACCATCCTTAAACAATGTCAACAGTCGGAGCCATCTTGGAGTATCAG GTTAAAAGATCTAAACGCTCCTTCTTCGAGTCAGTCAAAGTTGCAAGCACTTCACATGGCTACAACAAACACTCCTACTCTACTCGTGGAAACAAACAATTACATAGAG GCTAACGGACAGGCTCAGCTTGTGGTCCTTCACAAAGAGGAAGGTTCAGGACTTGGTTTTAGTATTGCTGGTGGAAGTGACCTGGAGCAGAAGACAATCACC GTTCATCGGGTCTTTAGTAAAGGAGCAGCCAGCTTAGAGGGCACAATTCTGAGAGGTGATAGAATTATTTCTATAAATGGCACACGCCTGGATGGTAAAACCCACGGAGAGGCCGTATCCTGCCTCCATCAAGCTAAACTATCCATGCAAGCATCGGTAGTTATTTGCAGACACATGGTCAGTGAAAAGAATCCACTTGAAAAGCTTGATTCAACTGGCCAACCACAAATGAGGTTATCTGCCACCAAGATGTCTTTGCAGAAAAGTAcag GTCCAAATGGGGCTTTAAAAGTTGAGCTTCACAAGACAGGGGCTGGACTTGGGTTCAGTCTGGATGGGGGGAAATCCTCAAGTACTGGAGACAAGCCCCTTACTGTAAAACGCATTTTTAAAG GAGGCGCTGCTGATCTATCTGGGGTACTAGAAGTTGGTGATGAGGTCTTGTCAATAAATGGATTCTCACTGGAAGGTCTCATGCATCATGATGCCTGGAAAATCCTTAAAGAAACTAATGAAGGGCCCAATCACCTTGTCATTCGCAAACTTGGAGACCGGCTCTAA